A stretch of the Glycine soja cultivar W05 chromosome 13, ASM419377v2, whole genome shotgun sequence genome encodes the following:
- the LOC114381202 gene encoding putative transcription factor bHLH041, producing MDGVFTLPKAARADFFRSLVQSFGCTYVCLWQYDSNLSNLFFFDGYCDVTNNQPSSYLGSVAERLFHQYRALTFDVNHECVPGVAFRNQLPYIELQLLDLLRLTSTEIQTQFFQEARIEIAVFMGCKNGEIELGFSNISQVIKKTILPSSSFCFMSLSTGSPDQCSSSLLLSSIPGTSQFHFPQTLPTQTHQQQSIQEIDLAPVIPSYFPTPDGEHEAIVRALMSVMSPLSSSSSTSQQHQPRQILPNYTSIVHPGATAFNTYRPDTMNPNITPYMGSNFRRQSPQNRSFAFFTNLNLMRMRELVSQPASRPISTQHQQHHMITERRRREKLNESFQALRALLPPGTKKAKGTILTTAKDTMRSLMDEIEKINLRNQQLMAVLSAKETTVSATSTKENKAKPSSSSSNERLNVLVSAVLESSSLSEERMVDVQVTLRGESSRVDVLIRLLEFLERVQNVNLVSMYANNHIIGGTTINQLTFRLRIIEGNEWDEHALEEAVRRVVADTIQWKPLDQ from the exons ATGGATGGCGTCTTCACCCTCCCTAAAGCCGCCAGAGCTGATTTTTTTCGCTCTCTGGTGCAATCTTTTGGCTGCACTTACGTTTGTCTGTGGCAATATGACTCCAATTTATCaaa TTTGTTCTTCTTTGATGGTTACTGCGATGTAACGAACAACCAACCAAGCTCTTATTTAGGGAGTGTAGCTGAAAGGCTTTTTCACCAATATCGGGCTTTAACGTTTGATGTCAATCACGA atgTGTACCTGGAGTCGCTTTCAGGAATCAGCTTCCCTACATTGAGCTGCAACTATTGGATCTTCTAAGACTGACTTCGACAGAAATACAAACACAATTCTTTCAA GAAGCAAGGATTGAG ATTGCTGTTTTCATGGGGTGCAAAAACGGAGAAATTGAGCTTGGGTTCTCCAACATTTCTCAAGTAATTAAGAAAACTATACTACCTTCATCATCATTTTGCTTCATGTCATTATCCACGGGTAGCCCTGATCAATGTTCATCATCACTATTACTCAGTAGTATTCCGGGTACTTCCCAGTTCCATTTTCCTCAAACCCTTCCCACACAAACACACCAACAACAAAGCATCCAAGAAATAGATTTAGCTCCTGTCATTCCAAGTTATTTTCCCACACCAGATGGTGAACATGAAGCAATAGTAAGAGCACTTATGAGTGTTATGTCtccactttcttcttcttcttcaacttcTCAGCAGCATCAACCCCGCCAAATTTTGCCTAATTATACTTCAATAGTACATCCAGGAGCCACCGCTTTCAATACATATAGACCAGATACAATGAACCCTAATATAACACCCTACATGGGATCCAATTTTCGCAGGCAAAGCCCACAGAATAGATCATTTGCATTCTTTACAAACTTAAATTTGATGAGAATGAGAGAACTCGTTAGTCAACCTGCATCCCGTCCCATTAGTACCCAACACCAGCAGCATCATATGATAACAGAGCGAAGAAGGCGCGAAAAACTCAATGAGAGTTTTCAGGCACTTAGAGCTCTTCTTCCTCCAGGAActaag AAAGCCAAAGGGACGATCCTTACAACAGCAAAGGATACAATGAGATCATTGATGGATGAAATTGAAAAGATTAACTTGAGAAATCAGCAGCTGATGGCAGTTTTATCAGCAAAAGAAACTACAGTGTCAGCTACTAGTActaaagaaaacaaagctaaACCTAGCAGTAGCTCCTCAAATGAAAGATTGAATGTTCTTGTTTCGGCCGTGTTGGAATCGAGTTCATTATCAGAAGAGCGAATGGTGGACGTGCAAGTGACACTGAGAGGAGAAAGTTCTCGAGTTGATGTATTGATTCGGCTATTGGAATTCTTAGAAAGGGTTCAGAACGTAAACTTGGTTTCCATGTACGCAAACAACCATATTATAGGAGGGACAACCATTAACCAATTAACCTTCAGACTGAGGATTATTGAG GGCAATGAATGGGACGAGCATGCCTTGGAGGAAGCAGTTAGAAGAGTGGTTGCTGACACAATACAGTGGAAACCACTGGACCAATAA